Below is a window of Chryseobacterium arthrosphaerae DNA.
ATCAGAAAATCTACTGTGTTCAGTTCCACCCTGAAGTTTCTCATACGGAAGAAGGAGGAAAAATGCTTGAAAATTTCGTTTTCGGAATCTGTAATGCAGAGAAAAACTGGAAACTGACAAACTATATCGAAAAAACAGTTGAAGAAATCCGTGAGAAAGTAGGAGACAATAAAGTGATCCTTGGACTTTCCGGTGGTGTTGACTCTTCTGTAGCGGCTGTTCTGATCCATAAAGCAATCGGGGATCAGTTGACTTGTATCTTCGTAGATACGGGATTATTGAGAAAGGATGAAGGTAAAAAAGTAATGGACCAGTATGGAGAACATTTCCATATGAACATTAAAATGGTGGATGCTAAAGAAAGGTTCCTTTCAAAATTAGCAGGAGTAGATGATCCTGAAGCGAAGAGAAAGATCATCGGAAACGAGTTTATCCATGTTTTTGATGAAGAATCCCATAAAATTGAAGGCGCTAAATTCCTTGCACAGGGTACCATTTATCCTGATGTTATCGAAAGCCAGTCTGTTAACGGGCCATCTGCAGTGATCAAATCTCACCATAACGTTGGAGGACTTCCTGAAGATATGGAATTCGAATTACTGGAGCCGTTAAGAGAGCTTTTCAAGGACGAAGTAAGAAAAGTAGGAGAAGAATTGGGAATTCCTCACCATTTGGTATACAGACACCCGTTCCCTGGACCTGGACTGGGAATCAGAGTATTGGGAGCTGTAGACGCTGAAAAAGTAAGAATCCTTCAGGAAGCTGATGATATCTTCATCGAGGAACTGTACAAAAATGACCTTTATGAAAAAGTATCTCAGGCTTTCGTAGTGCTTCTTCCTGTAAAATCTGTAGGAGTAATGGGTGACGAAAGAACTTATGAGTACACAGCAGTAGTACGTTCTGCCAACACCATCGACTTTATGACGGCAACGTGGAGCAGACTTCCTTACGAGTTCCTAGATACTGTTTCCAGCAGAATCATCAACGAAGTAAGAGGAATCAACAGAGTAGCTTACGATATTTCAAGCAAACCACCTGCAACCATTGAGTGGGAATAATTTAGACTTGAATTTCATATATAAATCCTGCCCGTTTGGGTGGGATTTTTTTATATTCAATACCTGTTCAAATGTTCTTGTAAATGACGATTACTTTATTATTCAATAGGGAGATGATGTAGCTTTAAAAATGAGAGTTTATCCCAGTATCCTCTCTGAAATATGATTTTATCGTTTTTTACATGAAAAAAACCACATCCGCGAAGTCCGAGAGGGTCCTTCCATTCCATTATAGTCCACTCTCCATCTTCAAAAATATTTTCTACGTTGCAAACCATTTTAGCAGTTGCAAATTCATTTACAAACATTTCATAAATAGCGGCCTTACCTACTACCGGCTCATTTGAAACCTGATGGTTTACTGCGTCTTCTGCATATAGTTCCGCAA
It encodes the following:
- the guaA gene encoding glutamine-hydrolyzing GMP synthase, translated to MNNGIIILDFGSQYNQLIGRRIREMGVYSEILPYNTPLQDILAKQPKGIILSGGPSSVNAENAHLVEKALYEQGVPVLGICYGMQMTAHLLGGKVNKGEKGEYGKANLEIVKESSLLKGVTQNSVVWMSHFDEVGELPAGFELNAKSGVIASISNEDQKIYCVQFHPEVSHTEEGGKMLENFVFGICNAEKNWKLTNYIEKTVEEIREKVGDNKVILGLSGGVDSSVAAVLIHKAIGDQLTCIFVDTGLLRKDEGKKVMDQYGEHFHMNIKMVDAKERFLSKLAGVDDPEAKRKIIGNEFIHVFDEESHKIEGAKFLAQGTIYPDVIESQSVNGPSAVIKSHHNVGGLPEDMEFELLEPLRELFKDEVRKVGEELGIPHHLVYRHPFPGPGLGIRVLGAVDAEKVRILQEADDIFIEELYKNDLYEKVSQAFVVLLPVKSVGVMGDERTYEYTAVVRSANTIDFMTATWSRLPYEFLDTVSSRIINEVRGINRVAYDISSKPPATIEWE
- a CDS encoding nuclear transport factor 2 family protein; this encodes MTPKEVLKEWIDNFNAADAAGIAELYAEDAVNHQVSNEPVVGKAAIYEMFVNEFATAKMVCNVENIFEDGEWTIMEWKDPLGLRGCGFFHVKNDKIIFQRGYWDKLSFLKLHHLPIE